A region of the Campylobacter subantarcticus LMG 24377 genome:
ACCATTGTCTATTTTAGCAGCTTCTTCTTGGATTAGTTTGTCCATTTCTTCTTTAGTCAAAACTCTTTCTTGGCCATCAAGCTGCTTTAAAACCACTCTTGTTTCATCACTTGGAAACTGATCTTTGATTTTGTATTGATTTGGTGCGGTTTCTTCGATGATAACAAAAGCACCTTGAGTGTTAGCTGCTTGGCTTAAAGCATTATTTGAATCATTTGTATTACTACTACACGCACTTAAAGCACCTGCACTTATAGCAGCAATACCACTGATCATACTAAGCTTAAGTATAGTTTTAATGTGTTTCATAATCTTTCCTATAATTTATAAGTTTAACTTAATAAGATTTTAACAAAAAAAGTATTAATAAAAATTAATTGCCTTGATTTATCATCAATAAGCAATTTTGAATCAAAATAAAAACAACAAAAGCAAAAAAGATACAAGCACTAGTATAATCAACTAGCTTTAAATTCTTTTCATATAAACGCATCATAAAAGCTTTGGAGAACAACAAAGCAACCAAAGAAAAATAAACAATCGTTTCTAAAACCAAAACAAGCACCATCCATTGCATTTGTGCAAAATTAAAATTCGCAAACACACTCGCAAAATAAAAAATCACCTTAGGATTAGATAAGTTTGTAATAACTCCGCTTAAAAATGGAGAAATAGTTGTATTTTGTTTTTTATACTGTCATTTTTTGCATTTTTATAAATCACATAAGATAAATATAAAAGATAAAACGCCCCAAAACTAGATAAAACAACTTGCAAAAATGGAAATTGATGAAA
Encoded here:
- a CDS encoding UPF0323 family lipoprotein; translation: MKHIKTILKLSMISGIAAISAGALSACSSNTNDSNNALSQAANTQGAFVIIEETAPNQYKIKDQFPSDETRVVLKQLDGQERVLTKEEMDKLIQEEAAKIDNGTSNLTNPNNAQMSSGGLSLGETLLASAAGAILGSWIGSKLFNNQNFANQQRGAFSNQSAYQRSVNSFNKASTSATSGSSAKKSGFFGGGSKATSSSSNSFGS
- a CDS encoding LysE family transporter, translating into MSPFLSGVITNLSNPKVIFYFASVFANFNFAQMQWMVLVLVLETIVYFSLVALLFSKAFMMRLYEKNLKLVDYTSACIFFAFVVFILIQNCLLMINQGN